Sequence from the Pseudobacteroides sp. genome:
ATTATAGTATAATGTTAATAACTGAATATTGGAGGTGAGGGTAAATTGGAAAAGCGTCGTTTATCCTGTAGCAAGGACTGGACAACTTTGTCAATAGCGAACTTTGATGAAAAAAAGACACTCTACCTTAACTACAATGATATTAACAGGATTGAGTTTGACGAAATACTGATAAACAAACTTTTCAGGAAAATTAGAACTGAAAAGATTCAGATTTTTACGAACACATCCAGCACACCAATTGAGTTTATCAAGCACAACCATGAAAAGTACTTCGAAGAATACAAACAGGAACTTTCAAAATTTGCAAGAGACAACAAAATATCCTTAATAGATAGAATTGTTTTATAAATTAACACCGCTATCAGACGGATTAAACCATCTGACAGCGGTTGTTTTTAATGTCTATGAAATTATACTTTCGCAAAAACTCTAAGCCCTTTATTTATAAACTCCACCTTTAGTGGAAGTCCTTGAGCTTTTTCTCCATCAACGCTTATGCCAACCTCGCTGCTACTTGTTACGGTGCACTTTTTGGCAGTGAGCTTTAATACATGTTTGTCATTTAATGAGTCATTGCTTAAAACCTTAAAGAACAATGATGCCAAATCAATATGGGAACAGCTTTTGATGAGGACTATATCCATTAAACCGTCTGAATAATCAGCTTCCTTTATTATATTGGAAAAACCTGCTGCATGTTTACCGTTGAGTATCAGAAATAGTAGGCTCTCTTCTTCAATAATATCATCCTCTGTTTCTATTCGAAGAGTAAAGGATTTAATGTTGGTAACTTCATTAAGTGCTTTTAGATAATAAGCAAAGGGCCCAAAGTTCTTTTTGAGCTCGTTATGGGTACTGAATGAAACGTTGACAAATAACCCCCCCGCACATGTGCTTAGAAAGTATTTTGAATTGTTTATGAGCCCTACATCAACCTCTATAATGTTATCTGACAGAATCACGTCAAGACAATCATTTAAATAGTGGGGAATGTTAAGACATCTTGCAAAGTCATTACAAGTGCCTGACGGAATAATTCCCACGGGTACATTTAATTTATTCTTAAACATTTTATTAACAATGCTGTTTAAGGTTCCGTCCCCACCTGATATGATTAGCTGGTCAAAATCCCCTTCCTGAAACAGGTTGGTCAGGTTTTTATCCTTAACACTATGCAATCTGTATGGCATTAACATTATATTCTTTTCCTGGAATCGCTCAAGGATAAGATCAAGTTTTGTCGGAATGGTCCTATCACCTGACATTGGATTGTATATAAATAGTGCTTTTTTCATTGGGATCCTCCCATATTATATATTAAACAAATCTCTATTGTTATTCTTAAGTATATTATACATTTTTATTGGTTTTTTGGAATACAAAAATAATATTTTTATTTTAAGTATTCCTTAAACATATTGCACTCAAGATTTTTTATAAAGCTTTGGTATGCATTTTTCTCTAAGAGTGCATTTGTGAGCCTTTTTTCGCAGACGGTGATATCAGGGCTTGGTACAAAGTTCTTTCGCCAGACGGTCACCGTGCTTTCATCAACCTCATGAATAAAATCAATTTTACCTGCAGCTCTCAGGTACTTAAGGGCAGCTATTACAATCTCCTCCTCAACACCAAGAAGCAAAGCCAGGTCATATAGTTCAAACAGCCCTTCACCTGCTGCTGTTGATCGTTTCAATATCCCAAACAGCTCCAAAACAAAACCTTTCAAGGAATAGTCGGACAAAATAGAAAAATTGAGTATCACTCTTTTAGGGTTTACCAGGTATACGGCTTCCCTAAACACATTGGAGTTAACAGGAATTGATAAAAACACCAAATTATCCGCCTTTTTAAGCTGCATCCTGTTTCTGCTTCCTTCTATGGGGCATTTATCAACAGCACCTTCATAAAATACTATTGAATTCTCATAAATTTCTGCTGCTTCTCGTGGTTCAAGGTCCCTGGCGTCTTCAATCATACCTTCAAATGCTTTTCTAATCCTTCCATCGGTTTCAACAATGTGTTCTATTGTAAGCTGGAGGCTTGTATTGTTCTTGTAAGAATTAAGTCCCACCTTATAGACAATATCACACACTTTACCCTTAAAGCTGTCGCTTCCTCCAAACCATTTAACAGCGGTGAGCCTTATATCATCGATATCCGACACCACCATTATATGATGATTTTTGGCTGTAACTCTGTCATTTAGGATTGATACGTTGCGTGTTATGAATAATGGTGCTTCAAAACCTTCACCGTATGGTCCCGCTTTTTTAAGTCTCTCATAGAAGATCTCATCTATATCATCAAAGGAAAGCTCCCTGTCTACCTTAATCTCAATGTTATTGTCTGCAAAATTAAATCTTTCGGCAGCTGCTTCAATTTCATCGGTAAATGCCTCAATGTCTTCCTTCTTTAATGAAAGCCCTGCTGCCTTTGAGTGACCCCCGAACTTTAGAAGCTTTCCTGAAGTCTCCTTTAAAATCTCATATATATTTACATCATCTGTTGATCTCCCTGATCCTACTATGGTTTCCCCATCTTCCTTAAGAGATAGCATAATAGTCGGCTTTCTGTATGTTTCACAGACTTTGCCTGCCGCGATGCCGATAATACCATGATGCCAATACTCATTGTATAAAACCATAATACTCTTCAGTTTTTTATAGTTTTCAACAAGCTCTACAGCCTCTTTAATTATTTGCTCTTGTACCCTTTTTCTTTCCTCGTTGAGAGAATTAATTCTCCTTGCCAATTCATCTGCTGCTTTTGCTTCTCTAATAAGCAGCAAATCAACCGGAAGCCTTGCAGAATCCATTCTTCCTGCTGCATTAATACGGGGTGCAATCTGGAATGCCACATCCTCCTCAGACTGAATACTACTATTTTGCTGGATGATGTTAAAAAGCGACTTTAGTCCGGTTCGGCTTGTATTAAACAGCATAGGGAGCCCATTTTTCAATAGATATCTATTCTCACCATTCAGGCTCACCACATCTGCAATAAGAGACAGAGCAACAAGGTCCATAAAAAGTTGTGCTTTTTCTTCCATACCATAGCTTTGTAAAAGTGCCCTGCATAAAAAATACGCCATGGCACAGCCTGATAGATTTCTAGCCTTATGGCCTTCCTTTAGAAGCTTGGGATTTAATATTGCATCCGCAGGAGGAAGCACTTCGGGTATGCTGTGATGGTCTGTCACCACAACATTCATGCCCAG
This genomic interval carries:
- a CDS encoding YegS/Rv2252/BmrU family lipid kinase, producing MKKALFIYNPMSGDRTIPTKLDLILERFQEKNIMLMPYRLHSVKDKNLTNLFQEGDFDQLIISGGDGTLNSIVNKMFKNKLNVPVGIIPSGTCNDFARCLNIPHYLNDCLDVILSDNIIEVDVGLINNSKYFLSTCAGGLFVNVSFSTHNELKKNFGPFAYYLKALNEVTNIKSFTLRIETEDDIIEEESLLFLILNGKHAAGFSNIIKEADYSDGLMDIVLIKSCSHIDLASLFFKVLSNDSLNDKHVLKLTAKKCTVTSSSEVGISVDGEKAQGLPLKVEFINKGLRVFAKV
- the recJ gene encoding single-stranded-DNA-specific exonuclease RecJ: MNVRISIKNNGVKIPQELKNAADGDELIGLLFYNRGYKDPITVKQMLHEELYVPTDIWEFPQMRDAVHIIKQAIGNKEKIAIYGDYDVDGVTSTALLMQCLGFFTPSVMYHVPDRFTEGYGMNAGVIEGLKEKGVSLIITCDCGVSNVNEVTLAKDLGMNVVVTDHHSIPEVLPPADAILNPKLLKEGHKARNLSGCAMAYFLCRALLQSYGMEEKAQLFMDLVALSLIADVVSLNGENRYLLKNGLPMLFNTSRTGLKSLFNIIQQNSSIQSEEDVAFQIAPRINAAGRMDSARLPVDLLLIREAKAADELARRINSLNEERKRVQEQIIKEAVELVENYKKLKSIMVLYNEYWHHGIIGIAAGKVCETYRKPTIMLSLKEDGETIVGSGRSTDDVNIYEILKETSGKLLKFGGHSKAAGLSLKKEDIEAFTDEIEAAAERFNFADNNIEIKVDRELSFDDIDEIFYERLKKAGPYGEGFEAPLFITRNVSILNDRVTAKNHHIMVVSDIDDIRLTAVKWFGGSDSFKGKVCDIVYKVGLNSYKNNTSLQLTIEHIVETDGRIRKAFEGMIEDARDLEPREAAEIYENSIVFYEGAVDKCPIEGSRNRMQLKKADNLVFLSIPVNSNVFREAVYLVNPKRVILNFSILSDYSLKGFVLELFGILKRSTAAGEGLFELYDLALLLGVEEEIVIAALKYLRAAGKIDFIHEVDESTVTVWRKNFVPSPDITVCEKRLTNALLEKNAYQSFIKNLECNMFKEYLK